Below is a genomic region from Fusarium oxysporum Fo47 chromosome VIII, complete sequence.
ACGATCCAGAAGCCAGTGACGGAAGCGATCCAGGTTGACCAAGATTTGACAGAGTTGGAAGTGACTTCGTTGAGGTTACCAGTCCATCTCATGACATTGACAAATATGTACTTGGATCCGATGTGACCATAAGCGAGGCCAGTAGCGAAGATGGCAGGAAGGGCGATGCCGAAAGCAGCCTTTGCAAATGTTGTCGAGGTAGATCCCAGAATGGGAGAGGTCGTGTATTCGGCTCCGAGGCAGTAGAAGATGACGGCGAAGATGACATACATGGTCATTGAACCGCATTCGAGGACAGTGAGACAGAACTTGAAGTCTTCGAGGGGATTGGTCATCTCGGCAAGGTAGCCCTATCACTCGTTAGCATAGATCACGTCGATGACTGATTCGTACTTACAACAAAGCTCAGATTGGCAGCGTAAGCAAAGACAATCTTCAAGCAAGCATTAAGACCATCGCGGAAACTGGGATTCCCGACGACGACAATCTCTCTCTTCCACTCAGCCATGTTATCAACGCCCTTAGGGCCTTGAACACCAAGAACAACCATGACGAGAATGCATGCAGCCAAAACACTAAGAGCGTTGGGAATTCCAAGATGGGATACAAACTTGGTAGTGCGAGGGATGCAAAAGATGTAGCAGGCAGCgcaggagatgaagatgaagacgacagTGCAGGCTGCATGGCTGCTGATTGTGTTGAGGGCAATTGACAGGGTGACCATAGCTGAAGCCGCGACGAAGATGACttgtatcatcatcatgacaccTGTGATGCTCTCCAGGGTTCTTCCACCGACGAAGCGGGTCATGTCGACGATGTTCAATACCTGAGGGTGCAGCCTGTAGTATTGTAACAGCTCATACGCTGTATACCATGATATCACACCGATGCCGATAAGCGCGATAATACCGGGAACGAGGCCGAGGGTCTTGAGGGTCGAGGGAAGAGACAAGATACCAAGACCGATCTGATTGGCAAATAGGATAAATATGGTATCCCATCGCTTCAGTGTTCGAAAGTTCTTGCCACCTTGGGAGTAaatgttggtgttgtcagCAGACTCTTGGACGGTCTGGAAGTCATGGCTGTGACCTTCATGAGAGCTAATCTCATGCTTAAGGCCATCGCTATCAGAGCTAGGATCATGAAACTGTCCAGCAGTTTTGGCGACGTTATCCTTCTCCATGTTGCTAATGTGTTGTTGTAAATGAACGAAGATTATCACCCGGACAATTGGAAAGTTATGATATAGATGCAGCtgaatgatgaagaggcAAATACAAGTGGAATTCGCCCCAGCTTTATACCGCTCGCCTCACGAATCTTGTATAAAATAGCGCAGCGATGGTCCGACAGGATAGGGGCTGGGCAAAATACGCTGAGACGTCATGGCAGAGGTTTCTTGATTGGGGTAAAGGGTCCGCACGAAATATCGCCGCTGAAATCAAGGCTGCATTGCTCCATTCTGGGCGGTGCGAAGGTGGATATCGCCCCAAGCACGGAAGCCCCATGGGGGTTTATGAAACGTTTCCACATCGGTCGATAGAGGAATTCACTCGTTCGGCCAGACTCGGTCACTAAGTGAGACGTTGATGTGATATCCACAGAGGAAGTTGTCCGGCCCAGTCGGATGCTGACCAGAGAGTGCACTGCTCTTCTGCTGGGCAAGACCTGGGGTCCTTGGCTTAGAGGGACTGCTTCGAGTGATGGAAATTAGACCGAAGGAGTAAAGTCTGTGCTTTCTTGTCGCTCGGTATCGCCGGGGTTGACGTCAGTGCCGTGTCTTGACGCGTCTAAGAATTTCAGCCTCATTTAGCCGCCAACGTTAACACGACGTCGAGATCAATATCCAGATACAATATGCATCAGTAGCCTTGATGCTATCTCGTTTTCTgtcttttcccttttttttcttgtcATTCATCTTGATATCAATGAAGGAGACCCTCATGAACGCGAGGCAAACTTTGACCATTTCTTGGCATATTATGGGCTCATCATTACTATGACTAAACTATCTCCATTTTCGCCTTGGCAAACTCCATCACCAGAGTCAAATCTCCATAATAATCCACATTTTAGGTCCCTGATCCCCTCTAATCACCAGACAAATGTGAGCGAATGCAAATGCTTTGCGAAATCAGGTCCCCCGAGTCTGGAGTCGTGAGATTCGCTGAGTTTTCATTAGTGATGAGAACCAGAATTCTCAGGAGCCCCATGGGGAAGGCGGATATTCCCCAGACGTGTTTTGAACTGTCATACTTGGCGTATGGTATAGTGAGTATCACCAAGATGATCACTATAGATGTAGCAGCAGAGGATGTTCGTCGGCATACGGGCGGTAGATCTACGCCACTATGCCGAGTTATGTCATTCCGCTCACTCTAATTCCTTCTAGAAATTCCACGCACGCTGAAAAAGGATACTTTCGGCCAGTCCTTCTGGTCATTGCTTGCGCGGCGCTTCAGCTTACCACCCTCCGGCAAAGATCTACACGTCAGACCAATCCGGATAAAGACACGAGTAAGTCACCCCGAGGCACTGACATCAATCAGCAGATCATTGGCGGTAACCTTCCTCATTAAACAAGGAATAGGAGAAGGCCTCAATCACTAAATGTCTCAGCGATAAGATCGCTTTTCACCAATTATACATTGATATCCTCGTATCGGTTCACTTGGCAAGGGGTAATAAAAACTCGAATTGGATAATGCTCGCGTTGGGGGCATATGCACGTCCCGATTGTAGATCCTGGCTTCTACGTGATCTTATGCGCGATTTATTCTAGAATTCTTCTTCGCGTTTCATTAGTGCATATTAACCGCTTGTTTCATGATTGGATTCCTTCGGGTCAACAACGGGACTGCCGGGATATGCGTGTATATCACCACAGACTATAGAATCTAGACAAGCGAAACTGGGAGATCCTTGCGACGAATCATACGTGAAGTGGTCTGCTTAGGCTGAGCGGCATGACCTGGTGCTAATATCCGTACTTGAGATGTCAAGGCAGCAATTATCACTGGTGTAGAGATCGCCCATCATGGACGCCTGGTTATCGGCTCTGGCGGTGTCTAATCAAGCAGTGGTTAATTCTCTCATCAACACGTTCGGCGAAACAGTTTGTAATTGACTAATTCTTGGCCCTCTATAAAATGCAACAGCGAATGCGGGCTAGATTTTGATGACAACCTTTCCTACATGCTTGCCAGAGTAGAGATAGTCAAAAGCTGCTGGCGACTCTTCAAACGAGAAAACACGGTCCACAAGCGGAGCAAGGgaaaccttcttctcctctaGGAACTTATTCAGACTCAGATAATCCTCCTTGGAGCCGGTGGCGATTCCCCTGGAACAACGGCTGTCAGTGCATATTCTTAATTATTTCTCGGGAAAGCAACAACTCACTTGATTCTCGCAGACTTCCCCATCAGTGCCATAATAGCAGCAGGCTGCCaatcaccaccaacaccatctAGAAATCCAACCAGGGATACCATGCCCCCTCGCTGACGCAAGAAGCTTATATCCGTGGGAATAGACGCTGGGCcagtgttgttgatgacgaaATCAACGCCCCGACCGTCTGTTAGGCGCTTTACTTCCGATGCTTGGTCCTGGGTGATTTTGTAGTTGATACCACGGACCTGAGAGCCAAGTttcttgatggcttcaagcttctcgtcGGACGAAGATGTAATAATTGGTTGAACGCCCGCAGCGATACAGATTAGCAGGGCAAACATGCTGACACCTCCCGTACCTATTCAATTAGTTAATCTCGTGATAGAAAGCCTGAATGGACACGAGAATCGAACCTTGTAGGAGGGTGCTGCGTAACTTGGATAGCGTAGTCAGGCCGTCAAGAGAATTCCAGGCCGTGACGCCAGCGCAGGTGATGGTAGCCGCCTTCAGTCAATCACAGGTCAGCAGAAGTTACGACTGTCCAGATCGCTATTTCTTACCTCTTCCCATGGTAGATGCTTGGGTAGCTGTACCAGATGCTTGTCCTGATAAACAGCGTACTCACGAAGGACACCAGCAGTGTCTCCACCAAGGGCGCAATGAGGCTCGTCGTCGTACCCCGTGATACTGTTGAGGTCAAATATAACCGAGACATGATCTCCCGTAGAGAAATCCTTGACCGCAGATCCAATTGCGACGACCTCAGCGGCAGCGTCAGAGCAAGGAATACCTCGCTCCTCCACTTCCACCGGATAGATACCGTTGAGCATAGCTACATCGCGGAAGTTGAGAGAGACGGCGTGAATCTTGATCAAAACTTCATTTGGTCCAAGCTCTCGCTGTAGCTTTTCAGTAGACGGTTCAATGGTCCTCGGAAGATCGCCTGTAGTGCGTCTAAACGCTCGATAGGTCTTGGGAAGCGACATTTTTATCTGGGGTTAGTAGTTAAGTAGGAGATTCTGTGTGAAAGGTGAAACATCTAGTATTAGGATATAGACTTATATAACTTTCAACTCAGGAAATTTATTTAATTGACGTTCTTGCGGAGTTTGGTTAACGTTAGATACTTTAAAGCGTGGCGGTGATTATAAATACGTGGCTGCCGGGAATAACAGCACCCGAAGCCCCGGGGAGATCAATGCTAGCTTGCTTGCATTAGCCCCGAATTCTCCGTAATAAACTTGTTGGAATGGTATTGAGTGCTCTATCTGTGGGGCTCTCTACCCAAATTATAGCTTTTCAAAGTCCGCAGCTGTGCGGAGGAATACATCTCTGGCGGAGTTATGAGATCATAGTATTACATGTGGTTCTCAAGAACTGTTTTCCCAATTGATCGTAGTCTTTCAGAGCTTGCCGGCCATGGGCTATGAATGACCAATCACTTCCGACTAGAAATTTGAAGGCTGTTGTAAGGCAACCTTTTCGGGTTgtatttatagctatatagtGACCTAGTGCTATCCTTCCATTGGCCATTTTGCGATCCAGGGCATCGCAGGGTCAGACATCTCTTTGCGAAGGACTATGAACAGATTGACAAGACCAACTGCACCAGCGCTTCATGCCACGCCAGTCTACTCTTTATTTCTCCTCCCACTCCGAAGGGCGACCATTCCGAGCCCAAGCCCTCTCCGCTTCACTTCTCCATGGCGGCGGCGCGATTCCATTGAACCTCCAAAAGTCGCGCTGAGTATCAGTGACGGTGATTTCCCAATCATAACCTTTATCAGCGATGTATGGCTTGATCGTAGCATTTATGTAATCGCTGAACTGCTTGGGGAAGTCCTCCATGTGGACACCCTCATGACTATGAACAGCCATGTGCTGAACAACTAGTCGAACAAAAGGCTTCTCATCTCTggcttcaccaccaacaaaGACATGGCCTGGAGGAAGCGGGATGAATTGAACGACGACGTAGAAAGCGGGGAGGCCGTTTTCGCCGCTGGAGTagatcttggtgatgtcATGGGCAAGCTTGTTGCGGGTCTCCTGGGAGTCGAAGGCGCCCTCCGTGTGATAAATGTTCCAGAGAGGCATGTTGAGAGTTGATTCGGTTGGTACGTGCGGTTGAAATTTGTCTTTGGGCGATGATATTGAATGAGAGGTGAGTAGATGGTACGAGCTGCTTTGGTCAGTAGAAGAGACCTGTCTTTTTATGCTCTCCGATTTTTTCTTGCTTGCTTTACCTGAGATTGCTGTTGAGAGCCTTGGGCAAGGATAGAAGTGGTTGTTCAAACGTTTCTCAACGCATGCCACTATCTCGACGTGGGTCTCTATCTCAACGAACGTCTCTATCCCATCACAAGTCTCTGTTCAAACTAAGTCTCTATCCCAACAATTTTGttactatttaataatcATCCAAGGCTTCGGCTTTAATCCTAGACTATGCTGACCCACTTCTCCGGACTTGTACGACCCCAGCCGGCAGAGTTATGTAAATTCAAGTGGATGTCATTATGATTATTAATTGTTCCCGACTATGACCAAACTGTAAGTCTGCAAATGTATAATGGCACTTTTTGCGTTGACATTACGAAAATTGGAAATGGTTATTAATATGTCAAACCCCCAGATTATTAATCATTGCAATTATTATAAGTGCTGTCGAGACATGGCGTTTAATATTGTCGCAGCTTGATTAATTCAGCCATCACTGATCGGGTGCAATAGGTGATGTTAGAGGGCAAGTCACCCAACCCTCGGTCAGCCCGGACTTCGGACAGCGTGTCGGGATGATCTATCTGCACCGCGGAAGGAATATTAAACTCTCTTCTCTTAATGAGCTCGATCTCGTGAGCCCTCTAGCTAGCAGATGCACTCCTATAAAAGAAGGTCTCGAGAAGGCCTTGTCCTTGAATCAGCTTTGATCTGATACACCCTGTAGCGCCTTTGGCTTTATCAGGTGATAATAACCGAAAGTCACAACGCCAGGGGAATTGCTTGGCATGAGCCAAGAGAGACTCTTATTACTTTGGCCACCAAAAGAGTGTCATTTGCGACTCATGCACGCTTGCGATTGGACACCTCGAGCAATTCAGCCTTGATTTGAGCATTGCGCCTCACGGGGCAGTCATGCTGTGCCTCAGTCAATCAACTGATGATGAACGAAGGCATTTTTCGTTGACCCTGAATACGTCAAAGACTTCTCATCAGCTCTGATGTTCCACTTAACCTCTGATGCCGATTGATCGCTCAAATGAACAACATCCATACACCTCTCAGATCCGGCCCTTTACTGGGTATTAGCCTGGACCAAGATACGTATATCCCAGGTGATATTATTACTGGCCATGTATATCGACAATTTCATACCATAAGTCCAGATGCATCTTTGAGCATTTGCATGTTTGGACGAGGGAGGACAATAGGAGTTATTGGCAACAACTCCCAAGAATATCGAGGTGTTTTCGACCTCTGCTATCATCCAAAGATCATCTTCCAGGGACCTTTACATATCGAGTCGTCGAAACACAAACACAAATGGCCATTTAATGTCACGCTTCCAAAATACGTCAATACTTATACACCTTTGGGTCCCATTAGCCATAGAATGCCACCATCGTATATGCTTCGAAAGACGAAGAACATGGCAGCAGTCATTGAATATGTCATCAAGACCAGACTCACAATGACTGTTCAAGGTCAGACTGAAGTACTCGAGGCCACCTTTCCCTTCAAAGTCATAAACATGACTCCAGATTCTCCAATTGCAGACTTTAAAGTTGAACGACATCGCCATCAGTGTATTGTCTCAAGTCACCGGCTTATTCCTGGGATGCAAGATGTGAAGGTCTCCTGGAAAGACAAGATTAAACAATCTCTTCATGGTTCGAAGAATCCTACATTGGCGTTTGATTTGTTTGTTGAAGTACCGAAGGTCGTTCAGCTGGATAACCCAACACCGATACCGTTAAGGCTCTTGGTGTCACCGAACTGGGAAGAAACGAGCGATACAATTCAAGATGTAGCACAGGACGTCAAGCTTGTATCGGTACACGTCTGTATTATCACCATCACGACGATTATTTGCCATGCGGGGTTACAAGTAACAGAAGGCACAGAGATCGACATTGGACTCGGTCAGGCTATTAAGCTGCGCGGCGAAGCAATACGAATCCCATTTACAGCTGATTGTCAACCCATCGATATCGGAGAAATGATCAACCTTCGGATCGGCCTACAAAGTACAGGATTTCCTCAACAATGGACATCTGTACAGTCCGAGTTTACGCACTCATTCCAGATATACAACGTCCGTGTTTCACATCAGCTAAAATGGTCAGTGCAAGGTGAAATTGCAGGAGAAAGATTCAAAGAGACAGGAACATCTGATTTATTAGTCCTGAGGCCGAGCGATGGCCGAGAGCATAGCGAACAAGAAACGAATTCACAGGATGTTGTTTTGGAGGCTGGGGAGAGGATACCGCTGCGTCAGGATTCATCGTGGATTAGGCCACCTGCTGAAGAACAACTACCGAGCTTTTCTGATGCGCAGAGAGAAGGATCACGTGTAGGGATGGCTCGCAGCTGAGACCAGTAAGGAGAGATGAACTCAATGTGGATGGCACAGACCTTTGCCTGGACTTTGACGCTTGGGATGCTTCACCATGTATTTAATAAGCATGGACAGATAATACCATTAATAGCTCAGAAAAACGCGCTTCATTCTATATATCTATGTCATGACTAAGTGACCAAACCCTTCCTTCAAATGGTGACGAGACACCACTCTGCTCTTTTCCAGAATGCGTTGACATGATAAGACCAACTTGACTTCCTTGCCACCACTTACTCATAGGCTCTAACATTCCCTAAAAGAGGTTAAGGACTAGGATATATCTCTCCTATCTATAGTAGGCTGCCTGGCTATCTGCCTTATTGTAGGgtaagtaatatattataagcaTATTAGGGTTAATATATCTAGCATAGACTATCTATATAGCTTCTAATTTAAACTAATctattaaataaagtaatttaataagtaataataattagtaatagatttaatataGGCTTATTAAATAAAGACCTTCtacttaaatattataataccttagtaGTATTAGGTATCCTGCCTTTAAACCTAATAATTATAGGTAATAACTAAAGGCATTAGCAGTTTTAATATCCTTCCCTAACTAGGTCTTAAAGAATAGCATCTTAAGGAGATAGtccttttattatataccctatatcttaccttctaataatataattataacgAGGTTATTAATAACTCTATAATTCCTAAAAgctttatatattagaattataattaaaaataaaaatataagattaaagtaaaaaatacTAGCCTTTTTGCctttatataaagtatattataatttaaagtataaataattaattaaatagctttaatactaatttatattttatactttttattagATATACTTAGTATATTTCAATATCctaggttaattaaattataaattctaataatataattaataagtaagcCAACTAGATAAGCAAGCTAATTAAAAATCTTAACCTTAAttcttaataaatataaaagttaCTACTTAGTTAActttaagagatattataaggtaaataaaattattatactttatatactaccttatttatcttatttattatagcctcttaatattaggTATTTTAGCCTACTTAAGAAGGCTTATAGGtaagaaataaagtatttaattaaatactttataacttatatttctaaaattaagttcttcctggctttttatattacctactaggctataataataaagaaaaatattaaagtagcctttaaagaacttaaatttattccttttaatttaaaaagtataattttaaagcttaatatataattatagacTTTAATACCTATAGAGAAGGTAATTAACCCCTTAACCCCTTAGGTCTTAAAGATACTAAAGACTATCCTTAAGGCCAACTCTTAGCTTAAATATCTTAAAAGGAGAATTAAAAGGTATAAAAGTAGCTCTCTAGAGTTAATTCTAAAAGCATTAAGGTCTTCTTCTAAGAGAATAaaaatagttatatataaggttgCCTTATTAGAGGCTAGGGTCTAAGATCTTAAATAGgtaaataaaatactaagCCGGCAGTATAGGGCAAAGAAAACCTAGTTATAGAAAGGAGGTGTAATAATAGTAAAGGAAGGAAGGCAAGTAATTAACTAAATAGATGTTAATATATAGGCGGTAGATAGACTATCGAGAAGTAGTAGTTAAGGAGGGCCTATGCAAAGAAAGGAAAGGCGctataaagtatataataagataggatataatataaggacCTATCAGATAGTTATTACTATATCTCTAGAAGgatatagtaattaattttacttaattaataatctaTTATGTTTTTATTATAATGGTTGGTTTCCAACTgtggataaactaagccgtgctaggtttattattagcagattgCGTAAGGCGTGATACTGAGCTTGTTAAAGTGTCATATCTCTTAATGGTAGATTTAATgcatattaggcttaattaatataaagaagttttattgaTAGCTAGTAAACTAGAATTTAtgaaagtgctaataaatatggtctatatactaaaggtGATCTGGGAGGATCACTGAGGCAGTTGGATCACGGTGATCCTGGATCACGGTAGCTCCTGGAGCATCGTGATCCCGTCTACGAGGTGATCTTATCTCTGATTGGTCTGTAGCCGTGGAGGGGCTGATGCCTTGCATGAGTTTTTGTGGGGTATATGTGATGTAACCGCTAGGGTCGTAATATgatctctcccctctgtTGGGTCTTGTCCTTAAGACCTTGAAGTAGGCCTGGTTTGTTTTTCCCTGGTTGGTTCTAACTTGCATCCCTAATTATTTTTCCGTCGGTATGTACTGCTGATAAGATGTCTAGTTGTATTTCTAAGTCTACTAACCGAAAAACCGAAGAGTGTAAATTTTTAGCTGAGAGTATTGAGCTGTTGCGCGAGCTTGCTGATATGCCGTGTTCTTATTGTTTTAAGTATTAGAAGGAGTGCTTGATGACGGCGGATTCTTCCTGTTGTAGCGAGTGTGTTTGTTGGGGGCGATCTTGCGATGGTACTTAGGTTGCGTCTTCTTGTGTGttattttcttcttttctgcttGTTAGGTTGCTGATAGTTCTAGTTAAGAAGCTGATTTCTtaagagaagaagttggataaggatgaagaggaggccGGTGAGGATCTTTTGAAACTTTATGAGGAGTTGGCTATGCTATAGGCGCGTATGGCCGTGGCTGCTGGTTGTTTGTCTTGTATTTGCAAGACTAAAAACAAGGTGAAGGAGTGTCGTGCGTCTGAATTTCGTCGTGGTATTTAGGGTCTTGAAGGAGAGGATAAGCTGGCTGAAGAGTTGAGTTGCCGTGAAAATAAAGCTTCTAAAGAGCTTTAGTCTTTGAATCCTGAGGGTATTAACTAGGATTCCCTTGGTCTGGGGGATTTTAATTTTGATCCTTTGTCTTCCGATGTTgttggtgaaagttctttaggagtcgttaggtattaataaggtgTTTTAGAGGTTCCTATGTATTTTtgctttctgggtagtttttctattttattaagtattCCCTTTGATTGTTGTTTATGTAGGTTTTCCTGATGGTTTCTGCTTTGTAGACTTCTGGTCCTAAGATTTCTCGTGGTTTGTTGCCTGTTTTAACTTGTATTGTGTCTGCTGCTGATTCGAGTAATAAAACGTAAAAGACTAGATAGAGCCTAACTTTTGGTAGTAGGTCtagtttatagttattttctGAGATTTTCTGTAGTACTTTATAGGGTCCGATGAATTTGTAATCCAATTTGTGAGTTAGTTAATCTGTTTTAATGTTTTTTGTGGCTAGGTAGATTATATCTCCCTCCGAAAAGGTTAGTCCCTTTAACCGTTTTGGATTATAGTAGTTTTTTATGTATTTTCTGATAAATTTGagttctatttttatttctttatgTAGATTTTTgaggttattacttttaagtatGGCGGCTAGATTGACTGATTTTTCTTGTTATATATTGTGGTATATATTTGGTATGAATCTaaaattagtataagctGGTGTAAGTTTtatgcttttattatatatagtgTTATATGCGAGTtaggct
It encodes:
- a CDS encoding transmembrane amino acid transporter protein-domain-containing protein is translated as MEKDNVAKTAGQFHDPSSDSDGLKHEISSHEGHSHDFQTVQESADNTNIYSQGGKNFRTLKRWDTIFILFANQIGLGILSLPSTLKTLGLVPGIIALIGIGVISWYTAYELLQYYRLHPQVLNIVDMTRFVGGRTLESITGVMMMIQVIFVAASAMVTLSIALNTISSHAACTVVFIFIS
- a CDS encoding chaperonin 10-like protein; translation: MSLPKTYRAFRRTTGDLPRTIEPSTEKLQRELGPNEVLIKIHAVSLNFRDVAMLNGIYPVEVEERGIPCSDAAAEVVAIGSAVKDFSTGDHVSVIFDLNSITGYDDEPHCALGGDTAGVLREYAVYQDKHLVQLPKHLPWEEAATITCAGVTAWNSLDGLTTLSKLRSTLLQGTGGVSMFALLICIAAGVQPIITSSSDEKLEAIKKLGSQVRGINYKITQDQASEVKRLTDGRGVDFVINNTGPASIPTDISFLRQRGGMVSLVGFLDGVGGDWQPAAIMALMGKSARIKGIATGSKEDYLSLNKFLEEKKVSLAPLVDRVFSFEESPAAFDYLYSGKHVGKVVIKI
- a CDS encoding putative oxalocrotonate tautomerase, with the protein product MPLWNIYHTEGAFDSQETRNKLAHDITKIYSSGENGLPAFYVVVQFIPLPPGHVFVGGEARDEKPFVRLVVQHMAVHSHEGVHMEDFPKQFSDYINATIKPYIADKGYDWEITVTDTQRDFWRFNGIAPPPWRSEAERAWARNGRPSEWEEK